One Mercurialis annua linkage group LG3, ddMerAnnu1.2, whole genome shotgun sequence DNA window includes the following coding sequences:
- the LOC126672891 gene encoding uncharacterized protein LOC126672891, which translates to MFSFVVWMLIWLSSLYTLHALYSGNFFCTCCSLMCSSTCSSIYFLFDPYFVFMFVIPCSRMPLSRVEDACAAMAFTRSKLRRDEVLDIYFKYSFPFDYRVILPGADMAASDSPGSSCRAVLFEEQFAAGLRFPLDPFLVEVCRDLKVALGQLYPGTIRVVLAFSEACRLRGCAPSLKVLYHFVDFRKCDGCFVFALGREGRSRIYLPCLTSRWRRRFFIVYHKFAFLHFSDGFSSHPVRSYSSPLSLSESKLAFDISSCSIVSRPILDVLVNSHLRSRWFPLEDPPRGLADLCYSFVQDLDVPMGGPDVPIADVIPGDIVVDGAPVDIPLAPAEVALPEVIVINDDDGDDSAVPVGDEAIPSLLPPLASSIVSGGVGGVASEGPVVADSGEISLGRDPDSPSRKRRRVVDDSPTRESFPGSSSSAPDLVQWVEGQDPASLLNPRVLAEYIRTLAIPDDVTWFCGRPGQELSDLACFHGFSALQSVLVLNDRRQCAEEEVERLSALLATSESERAKLKASLEEHDSLLAIARDLLVKISKDRV; encoded by the exons atgttttctttcgtcgtttggatgttaatatggctttcttctttgtataCTCTCCATGctttatattctggaaatttcttctgtacttgttgttctttgatgtgttcttcaacgtgttcttcaatatattttttgtttgatccttattttgtgtttatgtttgtgattccctgttctaggatgcctcttagtcgagtggaagatgcttgcgctgctatggcttttacccgatcgaagcttcgtagggatgaagtcttagatatctattttaagtatagttttccttttgattatagggtaatattacccggtgccgatatggctgcgtctGACTCTCCcggatcttcttgtagggcggttctttttgaagagcaatttgctgctggtcttaggtttcctttggatccctttttagtagaagtgtgtagggatttaaaggttgctctagggcaactttaccctggtacgattagagtagtgctcgccttttcggaggcatgtaggctccggggctgtgccccttctctcaaagtgttatatcattttgtagactttaggaagtgtgatggctgcttcgttttcgcccttggtagagaagggcgatctcgtatttatcttccttgcctaaccagtcgctggcgaaggcgcttctttattgtctatcataaatttgcttttcttcatttttcggatggtttttcttctcatccagttcggagctattcttctcctttaagtttatccgagtcaaagCTTGCTTTTGACATATCTTCCTGTAGTATTGTGTCGCGTCCCATTTTAGATGTcttggttaatagtcatcttcggagtcgatggtttcctttggaggatcctcctcgaggcttggcggatctttgctactcttttgttcaag atttggacgttccgatgggtggtcctgacgttcctatcgccgacgttattcctggcgacattgTCGTGGATGGGGCTCCTGTTGATATCCCCCTAGCTCCCGCCGAGGTAGCGTTGCCTGAGGTTATTGTTataaatgatgatgatggtgatgactcGGCTGTTCCAGTCGGCGACGAGGCGATTCCGTCACTACTcccccctctagcatcatctatcgtttcggggggagttgggggtgtggcctcagaggggcctgttgttgctgattcgggggagatttctctaggtcgagacccggattctccgtctagaaaAAGACGTCGAGTTGTCGATGATTCTCCTAcgagggagagttttcctggaagctcttcttctgctccagacttggttcaatgggtcgaaggtcaggatcctgccagtttgctgaatccgagagtgctagcggaatatatccggactttggcgattcctgatgatgtcacgtggttctgtggtaggccgggtcaggagctttccgatctggcttgttttcatggtttctct gcccttcaatctgttctggtattgaacgaccgccgacagtgtgccgaggaggaggtcgagcgtctgtctgctcttttggcgacttccgagtctgaaagggcgaaATTGAAGGCTTCTTTagaagagcatgattcccttctg gccatcgcccgTGATCTCCTCGTCAAGATTTCTAAAGATCGTGTTTAG